Proteins from one Planctomycetota bacterium genomic window:
- a CDS encoding ABC transporter substrate-binding protein, which translates to MLKHFLITGIVLAVILNLTACGKAEQGNITLRFLDAADTGGAWKSLITEFEQSYPNIKVELVEGPAATNSREDMYARSFMAGESVYDMVYMDIIWVPKFASAGWISPLDEFFTPEEQAKFLPGDIAGSKYQQKIYRVPVRTDAGMLYYRKDILEAHNLKPPQTWDELNRIAIELQKPPELYGFTFQGMQYEGLICCFLEILWGGGTDLMDESNQIVIDSPQAIESLTWLCDLVNRYKIVPPDITKYQEEDARRLFQEGHAIFMRNWPYAWTLAQGIESPIKDKIGIIPMVHKEGQRSAATLGGWGFAIAQSSPNKQAAWKFIQFVSGEKGQKIMHFKNGAIPTLHGLFKDAEIISESPHYSDLYKVLLTARPRPGHPSYAHISDILQLYVSSALVGKETPESALKKAAQEIRQLLK; encoded by the coding sequence ATGTTAAAACATTTTTTGATTACAGGGATTGTTTTAGCTGTAATATTAAACCTGACTGCTTGCGGTAAAGCAGAACAGGGTAATATTACTTTAAGATTCCTTGATGCGGCTGACACAGGCGGAGCATGGAAATCGCTGATAACAGAATTCGAACAATCTTATCCTAATATAAAAGTAGAATTAGTCGAGGGACCGGCGGCCACCAATAGCCGCGAAGATATGTATGCCCGTTCTTTTATGGCAGGCGAATCTGTTTATGATATGGTTTATATGGATATTATATGGGTACCTAAATTCGCTTCTGCCGGTTGGATTAGCCCTCTGGATGAGTTTTTTACTCCGGAAGAACAGGCAAAGTTTCTTCCCGGAGATATCGCCGGTTCAAAATACCAGCAGAAAATTTATCGCGTCCCTGTGCGTACGGATGCCGGAATGCTATATTATCGCAAGGATATCCTTGAAGCACATAATCTCAAGCCGCCTCAAACATGGGATGAACTTAACCGTATCGCTATCGAATTGCAGAAACCGCCGGAACTCTATGGTTTTACTTTCCAGGGAATGCAATACGAAGGCCTTATATGCTGTTTTCTTGAAATTCTCTGGGGCGGAGGCACTGATTTAATGGATGAAAGCAATCAAATCGTCATTGACAGCCCTCAAGCCATTGAATCGCTCACTTGGTTATGCGATCTGGTAAACCGATACAAAATTGTTCCTCCGGATATTACCAAGTATCAGGAAGAAGATGCTCGCCGGCTTTTCCAGGAAGGCCACGCAATCTTTATGCGTAACTGGCCTTATGCCTGGACATTGGCCCAAGGGATAGAATCGCCGATAAAAGATAAAATCGGCATTATTCCTATGGTTCATAAGGAAGGACAAAGAAGTGCGGCAACTTTAGGCGGCTGGGGATTTGCTATTGCACAATCATCGCCGAATAAACAGGCGGCATGGAAATTTATACAATTTGTCTCCGGAGAAAAAGGACAGAAAATAATGCACTTCAAAAACGGAGCTATACCTACCCTGCATGGTTTGTTTAAAGATGCCGAAATTATTTCCGAAAGCCCGCATTATTCGGACTTATATAAAGTGCTTTTAACCGCCCGTCCCAGACCAGGACATCCATCCTATGCACATATTTCGGATATCCTGCAACTATATGTTAGCAGTGCCTTGGTTGGTAAAGAAACGCCCGAATCCGCTCTTAAAAAAGCCGCCCAGGAAATAAGGCAGTTGCTTAAGTAA
- a CDS encoding HAD-IB family phosphatase — MISVIIPTLNEEKTIGRVITLARQSKGVDEVIVVDDKSVDRTVEIAKESGTSVITSPKIGKGASMMDGLLVAKNNIVVYLDGDIDNYAPDVIDRLAEPILKDEADFVKSTFGREAGRVTELVAKPLLSLLMPEALKFSQPLSGIIAGKKVFLQKITFENDYGVDIGILLDMLNLGVRIREVNIGNVSHKMKQWRELGKMSREVSRAILKRSRTRPDFSLDSLETINIIRDQMELAIKETLLPLKKMIIFDMDNTLLEGRFIFTAAKEFNFEKELIKILATNSESYLLTKLIAQHLKGLNIAQMLAAAEKIPLVSDAIETIQELKKRGYIVGIISDSYDAVANHIKMKIGADFAIANELEFSNSIATGEVKVPSYFMRTEESKCNHNFCKSNVMLKLAQKYDMPLGNIIAVGDSEYDICMVRFAGIGIAFCSSNHILNSVADYRIEAKSFNELLNFAL, encoded by the coding sequence ATGATATCAGTAATTATTCCAACCCTTAACGAAGAAAAGACTATCGGCCGGGTGATAACGCTTGCCCGCCAATCCAAAGGGGTTGATGAAGTAATCGTCGTGGACGATAAGTCCGTCGACCGGACCGTGGAGATTGCCAAGGAATCCGGCACGAGCGTAATCACATCCCCCAAAATCGGCAAAGGCGCGTCCATGATGGATGGATTGCTTGTCGCGAAGAATAATATCGTCGTTTACCTGGACGGCGATATAGATAATTACGCCCCGGATGTGATTGACCGCCTGGCTGAACCCATCCTTAAGGATGAAGCGGATTTCGTTAAATCCACTTTCGGCCGCGAAGCCGGCCGGGTGACCGAACTGGTTGCCAAGCCGCTCCTTTCTCTATTGATGCCGGAAGCCCTCAAATTCTCCCAGCCGTTGAGCGGGATTATCGCGGGCAAAAAAGTGTTCCTCCAAAAGATAACGTTCGAGAATGATTACGGGGTGGATATCGGGATACTTCTTGATATGCTCAATTTAGGCGTCCGGATACGCGAAGTCAACATCGGCAACGTTTCGCACAAGATGAAACAGTGGCGCGAACTGGGGAAAATGTCCCGCGAGGTTTCACGCGCTATCCTCAAGCGCTCCCGAACCCGCCCGGATTTCTCCCTCGATTCTTTGGAAACCATCAATATCATCCGCGACCAGATGGAACTGGCTATCAAAGAAACGCTCTTGCCCTTAAAGAAGATGATTATCTTCGATATGGACAATACCCTGCTGGAAGGAAGGTTCATTTTCACGGCGGCAAAAGAGTTTAACTTTGAGAAAGAGCTGATTAAGATTCTGGCGACCAATTCGGAATCCTATCTTTTGACCAAGCTGATTGCCCAGCATCTGAAAGGGCTGAACATCGCGCAGATGCTCGCGGCGGCGGAGAAGATTCCGCTCGTTTCCGACGCAATCGAAACCATACAGGAGCTAAAGAAACGGGGTTATATCGTCGGGATTATCAGCGACAGCTATGACGCGGTTGCCAACCATATCAAGATGAAAATCGGGGCGGATTTCGCCATTGCCAACGAACTGGAATTTTCTAACTCTATCGCGACCGGAGAAGTCAAAGTCCCCTCCTATTTCATGCGCACGGAAGAAAGCAAATGCAACCATAATTTCTGCAAGAGCAACGTCATGCTCAAGCTTGCCCAAAAATACGATATGCCGCTGGGCAATATTATCGCGGTCGGGGACAGCGAATACGATATCTGCATGGTCAGGTTCGCCGGCATCGGCATTGCCTTCTGCTCCAGCAACCACATCCTGAATAGCGTCGCGGATTACCGGATAGAGGCTAAAAGTTTTAACGAGCTTCTTAATTTCGCATTATAA
- a CDS encoding sugar ABC transporter permease, with amino-acid sequence MKRYQNYLFILPAAILLFIVVFFPVLRCFYLSFFHNVKTSAEPVHFVGLSNYATLLADKWFYSSLYNTIVFTVISVSLEFIIGLGFALLLNASFKGRGLARACALVPWALPPAVMAMAWGWMYDGTYGVFNDILMKLGIISSPVAWLGKPALAMGALIFADIWKTTPFIMIILLAGLQSIPRDLYEAIKIDGAGWWGQFRRVTLPLLKPYIVMALLFRTIHAFGVFDLVWVLTGGGPGGSTQTISLYLYNNIYRYLNIGYAASLTIVTVLILLAIAGIISLLHRTQVEY; translated from the coding sequence ATGAAACGATATCAGAATTATCTTTTTATCTTACCGGCGGCAATCTTGCTTTTTATCGTAGTGTTTTTCCCTGTCTTAAGATGCTTTTACCTGAGTTTTTTCCATAATGTCAAGACTTCTGCCGAGCCGGTTCATTTTGTCGGGTTGAGCAATTATGCTACACTCCTTGCGGATAAGTGGTTTTACTCCAGTCTTTATAATACAATTGTTTTTACGGTTATTTCGGTAAGCCTGGAATTTATTATCGGGTTAGGGTTTGCGTTGCTTTTGAATGCCTCGTTTAAGGGACGGGGATTAGCCCGCGCCTGTGCCTTAGTCCCTTGGGCATTACCGCCCGCGGTGATGGCGATGGCTTGGGGCTGGATGTATGACGGCACCTACGGGGTTTTTAACGATATCCTGATGAAATTAGGAATTATCAGTTCACCGGTTGCCTGGCTGGGTAAACCGGCTTTGGCAATGGGCGCCCTTATCTTTGCGGATATCTGGAAGACAACGCCCTTCATTATGATTATCTTATTAGCCGGATTACAATCTATCCCGCGCGACCTCTATGAAGCAATTAAGATAGATGGCGCCGGCTGGTGGGGTCAATTCCGACGGGTTACTCTGCCGTTACTTAAACCATATATTGTCATGGCATTACTTTTCCGGACGATTCATGCCTTTGGTGTATTTGACCTTGTTTGGGTCTTAACCGGAGGCGGACCGGGCGGCAGCACCCAAACCATCTCACTCTATCTCTACAATAATATATACCGGTATCTCAATATTGGTTATGCGGCGAGTTTAACCATCGTTACGGTCTTGATATTACTGGCAATTGCCGGGATAATCTCGTTATTGCACAGAACACAGGTTGAATACTAA